In Mycoplasma sp. Mirounga ES2805-ORL, a single window of DNA contains:
- a CDS encoding HNH endonuclease family protein codes for MYEYELKLQNKYNQKSKVVWETWNNDKKEDTIEHIYPQMDTDPYWVKRFNIIDDDQKVIFLHNLGNLVLTSRKGNASLGNSGYDLKRGIENRKSNKHYLSTIIVRDHIAK; via the coding sequence TTATATGAATATGAATTAAAACTTCAAAACAAATATAATCAAAAATCAAAAGTTGTATGAGAAACTTGAAATAATGATAAGAAAGAAGATACTATTGAACATATATATCCGCAAATGGATACTGACCCATATTGAGTTAAACGTTTTAATATTATTGATGACGACCAAAAAGTTATTTTTTTGCATAATCTTGGTAACTTAGTTTTAACCTCGCGTAAAGGTAATGCTTCGCTAGGAAATAGTGGTTATGACCTAAAACGTGGTATAGAAAATAGAAAATCTAATAAGCACTATTTAAGCACTATTATTGTGAGGGATCATATAGCGAAATAG